Proteins from one Esox lucius isolate fEsoLuc1 chromosome 19, fEsoLuc1.pri, whole genome shotgun sequence genomic window:
- the LOC105018141 gene encoding zinc finger protein 536, whose product MALLANQLMDSARLLSVMNGRADPLPHFLRVQNQGHMTQINTTQEDTRKNRKYPCPLCGKRFRFNSILSLHMRTHTGEKPFKCPYCDHRAAQKGNLKIHLRTHKQGNLGKGCGRVREENRLLHELEERAILRDRHVRCGLPQPPVVQLPQPQAASDTVQLPLAFTAPGPGGTASPSSTSGRMTATGRGDHTQAPPSAGFRCSFCKGKFRKKQELERHIRILHKPYKCTLCEFAASQEEELISHVETAHIASESPQSQRPTLVGGGRGVKPPNGEFPCEVCGQTFSQAWFLKGHMRKHKDSFEHCCQICSRRFKEPWFLKNHMKVHLNKLAAKTKQLRPNSNPADPDMSLGMAGVAPDSHHLYSQYVSSLHSPFLSGERAGHSEFQKILATADIGMKVKEMLGRMLAPRNNSLMEGENDHPLSGLNHPLPPLSSSSMEYHLQASANERDNLSSYLGWQVMAPGLTRGQVDLHTAEGQQWAYLAERRVSLDKQRASANDPEIKAVSRPGSPEPSHVLNGSCTRPQTASTQDDNSIPSSPVLGEEKPYSDHISAPSASLTYHLNGYQHPQWNQDTRDIRNSLSSQTASPKAWSPAMGLYSGPEDPGEGGGNQATLDMDRLAPSLPNPSSLHRAYGPPAGREDHVDPPGLHRSIQSFINGLTTSVLKGGRKRRAAGARVSSGRGEPGSAEGEERVGAGGSGRGGEGESVATHSTNRSQYEPLDLSRRPDWLVSSQAASAHNNRPLGEVTGLLQPHSPGSNGSPSSSTNRLQAPTGQHLAQSDWSELGSGTGGDLATPTELEDPRSYDSSAPDPDGAPDNPVSDSTEGHERPNKRRRRKHCSEEVAQRRADCLQGCPEETQEQWSRSVIRTLLSPAPLRRPRQTSRQQPPRDLLSVLQSSVRHNQMLLNGPAASFNGGGLKEGAEILGGKPFQCKYCPYSATQKGNLKTHVLCVHRRPFDSSLYPDRRLRRPHANPVLTQQGSTGSSYFPKSMGLEKAARSTHSGRDLIMTSTCGT is encoded by the exons ATGGCTCTGCTAGCCAATCAGCTCATGGATTCAGCCAGGCTCCTGAGTGTCATGAATGGGAGGGCGGACCCCCTCCCACACTTCCTGAGGGTCCAGAACCAGGGTCACATGACCCAGATCAACACAACCCAGGAAGACACACGCAAAAACAGGAAGTACCCGTGCCCACTGTGTGGCAAGCGCTTCCGCTTCAACAGCATCCTGTCGCTgcacatgcgcacgcacacggGCGAGAAGCCCTTCAAGTGCCCTTACTGTGACCACCGGGCGGCCCAGAAGGGCAACCTTAAGATTCACCTGCGAACCCACAAGCAGGGGAACCTGGGCAAAGGCTGCGGCCGGGTCAGAGAGGAGAACAGGCTCCTCCACGAGTTGGAGGAGAGGGCCATCCTGAGGGACAGACACGTCAGGTGTGGTCTTCCACAGCCACCGGTCGTCCAGCTCCCACAGCCCCAAGCTGCCTCTGACACCGTCCAGCTTCCCCTGGCCTTCACAGCCCCCGGCCCTGGGGGGACCGCGTCACCGTCATCCACCTCCGGCAGGATGACCGCAACAGGGCGTGGTGATCACACGCAGGCCCCGCCTTCGGCCGGCTTCCGCTGCTCCTTTTGCAAGGGCAAGTTTAGGAAGAAGCAAGAGCTGGAGCGCCACATCCGCATCCTCCACAAGCCCTACAAGTGCACCCTGTGCGAGTTTGCCGCGTCCCAGGAGGAGGAGCTCATCAGCCACGTGGAGACGGCCCACATCGCCTCTGAGTCGCCCCAGAGTCAGAGGCCCACCCTGGTGGGCGGCGGCCGGGGCGTGAAGCCCCCTAATGGGGAGTTCCCCTGCGAGGTGTGCGGTCAGACCTTCAGCCAGGCCTGGTTCCTCAAGGGACACATGCGCAAGCACAAGGACTCGTTCGAGCACTGCTGCCAGATCTGCAGTCGGCGCTTCAAAGAACCCTGGTTCCTCAAGAACCACATGAAGGTCCACCTCAACAAGCTCGCTGCCAAGACCAAGCAGCTGAGACCTAACTCCAATCCGGCTGATCCTGATATGTCTTTAGGCATGGCTGGCGTAGCCCCGGATTCCCACCACCTCTATTCCCAGTATGTCTCAAGCCTCCACAGTCCGTTTCTCTCTGGAGAGAGAGCGGgccactcagagttccagaagaTCCTTGCCACGGCAGACATTGGGATGAAGGTGAAGGAGATGCTGGGTAGGATGCTCGCTCCAAGAAACAATTCATTGATGGAGGGGGAGAATGATCACCCGTTGTCGGGCTTGAATCATCCACTGCCTCCCCTGAGCTCCAGCAGCATGGAGTATCATCTACAGGCGTCTGCCAACGAGAGAGACAACCTCAGCAGTTACTTAGGCTGGCAGGTCATGGCACCGGGGCTGACTAGAGGTCAGGTAGACCTACACACTGCTGAAGGACAGCAGTGGGCCTACCTGGCTGAGCGGAGGGTGTCATTAGATAAGCAACGAGCATCCGCGAATGACCCAGAGATCAAAGCTGTTAGTAGGCCCGGTAGCCCAGAACCGAGCCATGTGTTGAACGGGAGCTGCACAAGACCTCAGACTGCCAGTACCCAGGATGACAACAGCATTCCCTCGTCCCCAGTCCTAG GCGAGGAAAAGCCCTACAGTGACCACATCAGCGCACCGTCAGCCTCTCTTACTTATCATCTGAATGGCTACCAACACCCCCAGTGGAATCAGGACACCAGGGACATCAGAAACTCTTTGTCCTCACAGACGGCGAGCCCCAAAGCCTGGAGCCCTGCCATGGGCCTCTACAGTGGGCCGGAGGACCCCGGTGAGGGCGGGGGAAACCAGGCCACTCTGGACATGGACAGGCTAGCGCCCAGCCTGCCCAATCCATCCAGTCTCCACCGGGCTTATGGACCTCCGGCTGGGAGGGAGGACCATGTGGACCCGCCGGGTCTTCACCGGTCCATACAGTCCTTCATCAATGGCCTGACGACCAGCGTGCTGAAAGGAGGCCGGAAGAGGAGGGCAGCGGGGGCTCGGGTCAGCTCTGGGCGCGGAGAGCCGGGGAGCGCTGAGGGGGAGGAGCGTGTCGGAGCCGGAGGGAGTGGCCGGGGCGGTGAGGGGGAGTCTGTGGCCACACACAGTACGAACAGGTCCCAGTACGAACCTCTGGACCTGTCCCGCAGACCCGACTGGTTGGTGTCGTCTCAGGCTGCCTCAGCCCACAACAACAGACCTCTCGGGGAAGTGACTGGGTTACTCCAGCCGCACAGCCCTGGGAGTAATGGTTCCCCCTCCTCCAGTACTAACAGGCTGCAGGCGCCCACTGGGCAGCACCTGGCCCAGTCTGACTGGTCAGAGCTCGGATCTGGCACCGGTGGTGACCTGGCGACGCCCACAGAGCTGGAGGACCCGCGCAGCTACGACTCCTCAGCTCCGGACCCAGACGGTGCGCCTGACAACCCTGTGTCTGACAGCACGGAGGGACACGAGAGACCCAACAAGCGGAGGAGGAGAAAACACTGCAGTGAGGAGGTGGCACAGAGGAGGGCTGACTGCCTGCAGGGGTGTCCCGAGGAGACGCAGGAGCAGTGGAGCAGGTCTGTCATCCGGACTCTCCTCTCTCCGGCGCCGCTGAGGAGGCCGAGGCAGACCTCACGCCAGCAGCCCCCCAGGGACCTCCTCTCAGTCCTGCAGTCCTCCGTTAGACACAACCAGATGCTCCTCAACGGCCCTGCGGCCAGCTTCAACGGCGGAGGCCTCAAGGAGGGAGCAGAGATATTGG GTGGGAAGCCTTTCCAGTGCAAATACTGCCCCTACAGTGCCACCCAGAAGGGCAACCTGAAAACCCATGTCCTGTGTGTTCATCGCCGGCCCTTTGACAGCAGCCTGTACCCTGACAGACGTCTGAGGCGGCCCCATGCCAACCCGGTCCTGACCCAGCAAGGCTCCACAGGCTCCTCCTACTTCCCCAAAAGCATGGGCCTGGAAAAGGCTGCTAGGTCCACGCACTCTGGGAGAGATCTTATCATGACATCAACGTGTGGGACTTGA